From Streptomyces sp. NBC_01551:
TGATCGCGCTCCGCACCACCGGCGCAGTGATCGCCTCGGCCGGGATCGTCCTGGCGGCGACCTTCGCGGTGCTCGCCTCGCTGCCGCTGGTGATGTTCGTGGAAATGGGCACGGTCGTCGCGATCGGGGTGATCCTGGACACCTTCCTGGTGCGCACGTACTTGGTGACCAGCGCCAGTGTGTTGCTCGGCCGCAGGGTGTGGTGGCCGGGTCGGCCTTCCGGTACCTCGGCCCCGGTTTCCGGACCCGCACTGGAACTGGTCGGCGACCGGCGATGAGAGCGACGATGTCCGGGTGGCAGAAGTGATCGACCCCCCGAGCGCGGCCGGGCGCGTACTGCGCGTACTGCACCAGGACCCCCTGGCGGCCGGGCACCCAACGCGGAACGACGCGATGATCGCGGCCGGTGTCGCCCTGCTCTGCGGGGCGGTGGCGTACGCCGACACCGCGATGCGACCGGACGCGCTCGGGTGGGCCCTGCTCGCCTGCTCGGCCCTGCTCCTGGTGTGGCGGCGGCGGCACCCGCTCGGGGTGATGATCGCGACCGTCGCCTGCATCGCCTCGTACCAACTGCTCGACAACGCCCACGCCGCCCCCGTTCCGGCCGCAGTACTCGCCTTGTACACCGTGGCCGCCACCGGCACCGTCCGCCGGACGGTGGCGGTCGGTGTGTGCGTCGTGGCCTTCGCGGTGAGCGCCATGTCGTCCAACGGTGCCCACCGCGCCCTGGACGTACTGCGCACCTCCGGCTGGCTGGTGTCGGCCCTCGTGCTCGGCGTCGCCGTCCGCAACTACCGCAAGTACCTCGCCGAGGAGAGCGCCCGGGTCGGACAGGACGCCGACCGCAAGATCGCGGAGGAGCGTCTGCGCATCGCTCGCGACCTGCACGACTTGCTGGCCCACAGCATCACGCTGATCGGTGTCCGCACCTCGGTCGCCGCCCATGTGCTCGCCGTCGACCCGGACCGGCTCGACCGGGCGGCGATCGCCGAGGCGCTGGACTCCATCGCCGACACCTGCCGTGAGGCACGCGCGGAGCTCCGTACCACCTTGACCGTGCTCCGCGCCGACGAGCGCGGGCCGCTGCCGGACCTCGCAGGGCTGCCCGATCTGGTCCGTGCGGCCGACGCGGAACTGATCCTGGACACCGGCGGGATCCATGTCCCGCCGGCCGTGGGGGCCGCCGCCTATCGGATCGTTCAGGAGTCGCTGACCAACGCGGTCCGCCACGCGGGCCCCGAAACCACGGTCCGGGTCCGGGTGGCGGTGGCTGACGGGTCTCTTCGGGTCGCCGTCAGTGACGACGGCCAAGGCCCTGGAGCGGACTCCACCACTGCGGGTTTCGGCATCGTCGGTATGGGCGAGCGGGCCCGCAGTGTCGGCGGTACCTTGCGGACGGGCCCCCGCTCCGGCGGTGGCTTCGAAGTCGCGGCGAGCCTGCCGCTCCCACCCCGCTCCCCTTCCCCTTCCCTGGAGTCATCCGCGTGACCACGTCACCCGTCGGGCACGACCGCGTCATCCGCGTCCTCCTCGCGGACGATCAGACCCTCGTACGGGCGGCCTTCGCGATGCTCATCGAATCGGCTCCCGACATGGAGGTCGTCGGACAGGCGGGCAACGGGCGCGAAGCCTTCGACCTCGCCCACTCCGAGCGGGCCGACGTGGTCGTCATGGACATCAGGATGCCGGTCACCGACGGCATCGAGGCGACCCGGCTCATCGCCTCCGCCGAAGACCTGGCCGGGGTGAAGGTCCTGGTCCTCACGACGTACGACACCGACGAGAACGTCGTCGAAGCGCTGCGGTCCGGGGCTTCCGGCTTCCTCGTGAAGGACACCAGACCGGCCGAACTCCTGGCCGCCATCCGTACGGTGGCCGGTGGCGAGTCGCTCCTCTCGCCGGGCCCGACCGCCCGACTGATCGCCCGGGTCCTGCGCACCCCCAGCTCCACCACCCCGGCCCCCGCCGCCCTCGACCCGCTCTCCGCGCGCGAACGGGAGGTCCTCACCCTCGTGGCCCGGGGCCTCAACAACACCGAGATCGCCGACGCGCTGGCCCTGAGTCCCCTCACGGCGAAGACGCATGTGAGCCGGATCATGGGGAAGTTGGGGGTACGCGACCGGGCGCAGCTCGTGATCGTGGCGTACGAGTCGGGGCTCGTCGTTCCCGGAGACTGACCGCGACGGCGGCCCCGGGCCTGCGGCGGGCGCGAGGGCGGCGGGCGCCCCGCCTTGATCCCCCTTGCCGGTCCTCTCGGGGCGGCCCGGGGGTCAGGGGGCGACCCGTTCGGTGAGGTACTGCTCCCAGGTGAGTCGGCCGGTCGCGTGGTCGGGGGCCGTCAGGTGTCCGGCGCGCCAGGCGGCGCCGATCCTGCCGGGGACGTGGACGGGGAGGACGGCGCGGCGCTTGCCGACCGCGCGCAGCCAGTCCTTGGCGAGGCCGGCGGCCGGGTGCACGGCCGGGCCGGCGAAGTCGGACACCCGGCCGGCCGGTTCCCCGAGGGCCAGCTCGACGAGGCGGTCCGCCACTTCGCCCGGGTCCACCGGCTGGCAGTCCGTGCCGGACGGCACGAGGACCACCGGGAGCTTGGACAGCACCCCGAAGGCGAGGTCGAGCAGCGCGGGGAACTGCGTGGCCCGCAGGTTGGTCCAGCCGATCCCCGAGTCGGCGAGCAGCCGCTCGCCCTCCAGCTTGACCCGGTAGTACGGGTAGGGGATCTCGTCGACGCCGACGATCGAGATGTTGACGACGTGCTCGACACCGGCCCGCGCTCCGGCCTCCAGCAGGTGCCGGAAGCCGGGGACGTCGTTCTTGAAGTGCCGGATGTCGCTCGCGCAGTGGATCACGGTACGGACACCCGTGAGCGCCTCGTCCAGTCCGGTGCCGGTGGTCAGGTCGCCGGTGTACCAGGCCACCCCGGAGTCGTCCGGCACCTCGGCCCTGCGGGTGAGCGCGCGGACCGGGCGCCCGGTGCGGCGGGCCCGCTCCAGCACCTCGCGGCCGAGCGTGCCCGTCGCGCCGGTCACCATGATCGCGTCGTTGGTCGTCATCAGTCTCAGCCTCTCGCCGGTCGCCGTCGCTTTCACCGATGAAGAACCGACGGGTCAGGCGTTTTGTGACAGCTCCCGGAGCTGAGTCGCGAGGAAGGCCAGTTTGTCCGGGTTCCGGACGAGCCGGATGCCGGTGACCCCGTCCTCGCCGAGCTCCAGCGCCCCGAACGCCGTCAGCTCGCCGTCCTCCCAGCCGACCACCGCCGGAACGCCGTTCGCCTCGGCGAAGCCGATCTGCACGCCGTTCACCCACCGGGAGAAGAGGCCCACCAGGAAGCGGGCCGCGTTGTCCCGTCCGACCACCGGCCGAAGCGCCGCACTCACCTTGCCGCCGCCGTCCGACCAGACGACCACCTGCTCGGAGAGCAGCCGCTCCAGCTGGGCCATCGCCCCCTCGGCCGCGGCGGCCAGGAACCGGGCGAGCAGCTCTCCGTCCTGCTCCCGCGTGGTGGCGAACCGCGGCCGGCCGTCGTCGGCCAGGTGCTGCTTGGCCCGGCGGTAGAGCTGGCGCGCGTTCGCCTCCGAGCAGTCGAGGACGCCCGCGATGTCCCGGTGGCTGTACTCGAAGGCGTCGCGCAGCACCACGCAGGCCCGCTCGGGGGGCGACAGCCGCTCCATCATCGTCAGCACCGCGAACGACACCGCGTCCCGCTGCTCCGCCGTCTCCATCGGCCCCAGCGCCCCGGCGCCGGTCCCCACCGGCTCGGGGAGCCAGGGGCCGGCGTACTCCTCGCGCTGCGCCCGGGCGCAGGTGAGCCGGTTCAGGCACAGGTTGGTGACCACCTTGGCCAGCCACGGGCCCGGCGCGACCACCTGCCCGGGCTCGGTCCCGTGCCAGCGCAGGTACGCGTCCTGCACGGCGTCCTCGGCCTCGGCCGCCGAGCCGAGCATCCGGTACGCCAGCGAGAACAGCCGCGGTCGGTGGGTCTCGAATTCCTCTGCCGTGTCCATGACCACACGCTAGTGTCCGGGGCGGAGTGCCCGGACATCGGCCGCTTTTCGGACCGGGTGCAATGGGTCTTTCATTCCGTGTCCGGCAGCCAGGCGTTGTTGTTCTCGTTGTACCAGTAGCTGTGGCCGGGCTTCAGGGCGACCGTGCGGAACGGGCGGCCGTGGTCGTCGACGCGGGTGGTGCCCTGGCGGTCGCCACTGCTCCAGGCCAGCTCCAGGTACCAGCTGACGTCCTGACCGAGTGTGGCGGCGTCGATGTTCAGCACTTGGGGGTCGGTGGCGGAGACCTTGTACGGGAAGTCGGTCGAGGCCGTCGGCCGCTCGCCCTCCTTGCCGGGTACGGGCCTGGCCCTCGGGGAGGCGTCGTCCAGGTTCACGGCGAAGGACGCCGGCACCAGCGCGCCGCCGCAACCGGCGCCCATGGTGTAAGCGTTCCAGCCGGGAGCCTTGCGGCCGCTCACGACATGGACGTACAGCGCGTGCAGGACCGCGGCCTTGCCCTCGGTGCCCTGGACGGTCAGCTGCATGCGCAGGTGCCCCGCCGGGACGGCGTGCAGGGCCCGGGCCCACCCTTCGGTCGCCTGCCCGGCGGGGGGCGGGGGGACCGTGCCGGGTTCCTTGTCCAGGGCGAACCACTGGTCGCAGGGGCTGTCCCAGTTGTCGGGCAGGACGTTGACCGTGAACGGGGCGGTGGGGGAGGCCCCCTCCTTGGCGGTGGCCTGCGAGGTGGACGTGGTCGAGGGGGACGCGGACGTTGCCGAGGGGGA
This genomic window contains:
- a CDS encoding SDR family oxidoreductase, producing the protein MTTNDAIMVTGATGTLGREVLERARRTGRPVRALTRRAEVPDDSGVAWYTGDLTTGTGLDEALTGVRTVIHCASDIRHFKNDVPGFRHLLEAGARAGVEHVVNISIVGVDEIPYPYYRVKLEGERLLADSGIGWTNLRATQFPALLDLAFGVLSKLPVVLVPSGTDCQPVDPGEVADRLVELALGEPAGRVSDFAGPAVHPAAGLAKDWLRAVGKRRAVLPVHVPGRIGAAWRAGHLTAPDHATGRLTWEQYLTERVAP
- a CDS encoding sensor histidine kinase — translated: MAEVIDPPSAAGRVLRVLHQDPLAAGHPTRNDAMIAAGVALLCGAVAYADTAMRPDALGWALLACSALLLVWRRRHPLGVMIATVACIASYQLLDNAHAAPVPAAVLALYTVAATGTVRRTVAVGVCVVAFAVSAMSSNGAHRALDVLRTSGWLVSALVLGVAVRNYRKYLAEESARVGQDADRKIAEERLRIARDLHDLLAHSITLIGVRTSVAAHVLAVDPDRLDRAAIAEALDSIADTCREARAELRTTLTVLRADERGPLPDLAGLPDLVRAADAELILDTGGIHVPPAVGAAAYRIVQESLTNAVRHAGPETTVRVRVAVADGSLRVAVSDDGQGPGADSTTAGFGIVGMGERARSVGGTLRTGPRSGGGFEVAASLPLPPRSPSPSLESSA
- a CDS encoding RNA polymerase sigma-70 factor, with protein sequence MDTAEEFETHRPRLFSLAYRMLGSAAEAEDAVQDAYLRWHGTEPGQVVAPGPWLAKVVTNLCLNRLTCARAQREEYAGPWLPEPVGTGAGALGPMETAEQRDAVSFAVLTMMERLSPPERACVVLRDAFEYSHRDIAGVLDCSEANARQLYRRAKQHLADDGRPRFATTREQDGELLARFLAAAAEGAMAQLERLLSEQVVVWSDGGGKVSAALRPVVGRDNAARFLVGLFSRWVNGVQIGFAEANGVPAVVGWEDGELTAFGALELGEDGVTGIRLVRNPDKLAFLATQLRELSQNA
- a CDS encoding response regulator transcription factor, whose product is MLIESAPDMEVVGQAGNGREAFDLAHSERADVVVMDIRMPVTDGIEATRLIASAEDLAGVKVLVLTTYDTDENVVEALRSGASGFLVKDTRPAELLAAIRTVAGGESLLSPGPTARLIARVLRTPSSTTPAPAALDPLSAREREVLTLVARGLNNTEIADALALSPLTAKTHVSRIMGKLGVRDRAQLVIVAYESGLVVPGD